In Pirellulales bacterium, the following proteins share a genomic window:
- a CDS encoding TIR domain-containing protein — protein sequence MSLYSIPRRVIHDEGQTRWYAPVLVRWGYLSRLDEIISRLKAAEIDYGDFGITIGAQDNLHVAERHLSDLGKTAKKFQIALSFAGEHRAFVDQVAACLATVAGRERVLYDKYHEANFARIDLDTYLQDLYHNHADLIVVFLSTEYESKEWCGLEWRAIRDLIKQRKSETMMLFRFDSAAPLPGLFSIDGYIWIGSRDPIDVARLILQRSANMD from the coding sequence ATGAGCTTATACAGCATTCCCCGGCGCGTCATACACGATGAAGGGCAAACTAGATGGTATGCGCCCGTCCTGGTGCGCTGGGGGTACCTTTCGCGATTGGACGAAATAATTTCGCGGCTGAAAGCTGCTGAGATCGATTACGGCGATTTTGGAATTACTATAGGCGCGCAGGATAATCTACATGTGGCTGAGCGACACTTGTCGGATCTTGGGAAGACCGCGAAGAAATTCCAAATTGCATTATCCTTCGCCGGCGAACATCGTGCCTTTGTAGATCAAGTCGCCGCCTGTCTTGCTACTGTCGCTGGGCGAGAACGGGTTCTTTACGACAAATATCACGAAGCTAATTTCGCACGTATTGATCTAGATACTTATCTACAAGACCTCTATCACAATCACGCCGACCTAATCGTCGTGTTCCTCTCCACTGAATATGAGAGCAAGGAGTGGTGCGGCCTCGAATGGCGTGCAATCCGTGACCTCATAAAGCAACGCAAATCCGAGACCATGATGTTATTTCGGTTCGACAGCGCAGCGCCCCTTCCAGGCTTGTTCTCGATCGATGGTTACATTTGGATTGGTAGTCGCGATCCAATCGATGTCGCAAGATTAATTCTCCAACGCTCGGCGAATATGGATTAA
- a CDS encoding nucleotide-binding protein, which produces MYSLLVSHQFQDWDEGTVRFDRSRFLEYTSESIGQQLQLLSVEAIDCIKSWPCVLMNEGRGEGLVRIARILDLNPGRDIQVKFSLCPSTAPILNDDIWRSRDELDIEQFEFSRSHWAIKERDLFSVLGEAGHEFKTSDISLFEKKPLPAPTRASLLAAKDVISEWSHAQIDNMLLEAGVPGLSAGRDLGGRRDRANAIVRFAIDNPAAMTAERSLFSAYLMKRVSATRSDVAIKTWPTLNEGAEAGSSASDTNSSGRSPNRVFVVHGQNETARTAVVSFLKGLGLVGIVLHDQPNMGRHLLTKFIEEAELVTFAVILMTDDDVGSAKGGGLRPRARQNVILELGYFLAHLGQAKVCALITPGLETPSDFDGIVYIRMDDEGGWKKELKRELVAAQMPVI; this is translated from the coding sequence GTGTATAGCCTGCTTGTTTCGCATCAGTTTCAGGACTGGGATGAGGGAACTGTGCGATTCGACAGAAGTCGCTTCCTAGAATACACGTCCGAGTCCATCGGACAACAACTCCAGTTGCTATCGGTGGAGGCCATCGATTGCATTAAGTCGTGGCCGTGCGTGCTGATGAATGAGGGGCGCGGCGAAGGGTTGGTGCGTATAGCCCGTATCTTGGACCTTAACCCAGGCAGGGACATTCAGGTTAAATTCAGCCTATGTCCAAGCACGGCCCCGATCCTGAACGATGACATATGGCGATCGCGGGACGAGCTGGATATCGAACAGTTTGAGTTCAGTCGAAGCCACTGGGCAATAAAGGAAAGAGATCTATTCTCAGTTCTTGGCGAAGCCGGCCACGAGTTTAAAACCTCCGATATCAGCCTTTTCGAAAAAAAGCCTCTTCCCGCCCCCACCCGAGCATCGCTTCTTGCAGCCAAAGACGTGATCTCAGAATGGAGCCATGCTCAGATTGATAACATGTTACTGGAAGCGGGTGTGCCAGGACTTTCTGCTGGACGGGATTTAGGCGGGCGACGCGATCGAGCAAACGCTATCGTTCGCTTTGCGATCGATAATCCAGCGGCGATGACAGCAGAAAGGTCGCTGTTCTCTGCATATCTTATGAAGCGGGTCTCCGCGACAAGAAGTGACGTCGCAATAAAGACCTGGCCGACTTTGAATGAAGGCGCGGAGGCAGGCAGCTCAGCCAGCGATACCAACTCTTCCGGTCGCTCGCCGAATCGCGTCTTTGTAGTTCACGGTCAGAACGAGACCGCCCGCACCGCAGTTGTCTCTTTTCTGAAAGGCCTAGGGTTGGTGGGGATTGTTCTTCATGACCAACCCAACATGGGGCGCCATCTTCTCACCAAGTTTATCGAAGAAGCAGAGTTGGTGACTTTCGCAGTAATACTGATGACCGATGACGACGTGGGAAGCGCGAAGGGAGGAGGTCTCCGGCCACGCGCTCGGCAAAACGTGATTTTGGAATTAGGCTATTTCTTGGCGCATCTCGGTCAGGCGAAGGTGTGCGCGCTGATTACGCCTGGCCTCGAAACGCCGTCAGATTTCGACGGCATAGTTTACATCCGCATGGACGATGAGGGGGGATGGAAAAAAGAGCTTAAACGTGAACTCGTGGCCGCTCAAATGCCCGTAATCTAG